The Cryptomeria japonica chromosome 9, Sugi_1.0, whole genome shotgun sequence DNA segment AGACCCATAGGACTCGCATGTACAGAGGAGTGAGGCGCAGAAGATGGGGAAAATGGGTGTCTGAGATAAGAGAGCCTGGgaagaagaaaaggatatggttGGGATCATATGCTATGCCTGAGATGGCGGCTCGGGCATATGATGTGGCGGCTGTGAGTTTGAAGGGCAAATCTGCATTACCCAATTTCCCTCATTTGATTAACTCCCTCCCTCGCCCTGCCTCTCTTCATTATCGGGACATTCAGTTGGCTGCTGCAGAGGCCGCTTTCTCCTTCAAGGACTCCTCCAATTCAACCGCCACCATAGAAAATGGTGATGGTAATAGCAAGGACTCTTCCAATTCAGGTAATAGAGATGAAGAGGACAACCGCAGTAGTTTTACCAATGGTGATGATTTTGGCGAAGCAGTCAGCAACTTGAGTAACTATTTTGATGAAGGGCTGTGTCAATTTGATTCGCCAAATCTAGTAATTAGTATGGCTGAAGCTCCTTTACTGAGCCCTCCACGCTTTGATGAAGTCTCTGGTTATGTAGATGGGGATTCCTACATGGAACTTGAGACCTTGGGATTTCTTTGGAGGGGCTTCTGATATGATTGCAGAAATAGAAAAGAATGTTTAATGTAGACCTCCTCCTCATTCTAGTTCCGATTTTGCCATTGTATATGTCCTGATTTGATTCCTTATATCAgaatgttttcttcttcttcttggagtGCATCTTATTTCATCTCTTTTCTATGTAATCTCGCTTCAGCTCGCCTTGTTCATTAGGTTGGGTCTAGGGGATATCTTCGAtatctaaaataaaaaattattgtgaTAATTCACAAGATGAGTGTATTTCGATGATTCCTGAAAGGATGAGATTAAACAGTAAGACCCATTGGCCGGATGCTTCAATTCCAGCATCGATTTTGGGTTCCACAAGCATGTTCTTCATAATCTTCATTTTTAAAAATTGAGCAAGTTAGTTTCTTTAATCTATCAAACTGTCCCAATAAAGCTGTTGGGAAAAGTTTGCTGAGATTATAAATAGGAGACTTTTATTTTTAACATAAACATTTTAATGGAGTTGGAATCTTGGTGGcaaaaatcagaatatcataaTTCAACCATCAAACTATGTCATTATTGACAAACTATCTCTACAAAATTAACATGGTTaatttagaatgttaaataatcattattattgttttgtttattgatcATTTTGTTCATTAAGTAATCATGATTATTATTTTGTTCATTAATTGACTACTAAGGAGATACTTAAAAAATATAGAGTTCATTAATCTCAAACTACATTTAACATACCCATGTTTCTAATGTGCATCAACCTATTAGGGAGAGGAAGGTATGGTTCATGAATCATtcttttatctatcaaactatcaCAACAAAGATTTTGGATAAATGTTTGATGAGGTCACAAATAGGGGACTTCATCTCCTGCATAAacattctaatggagtttgaatctTGGTGGCAAGACTCACAACACCACAATTCAACCATGAAATAACACCAACACCAATAGACTACCACAACAAAGTTAACATAATTATTGTAGAATGTTAATTAATCATTATTGTTGTTTTGTTTAAACTATTTTATTCATTAATTAACTACCAAGCAAATACTTACAAATATAGAGTTCATGGATCTCAAACTACATTTAAATACCCATGTTTGCTAATGTGCATCAACTTGCTAGGGTGaggtgttacaagtgtggttgccgttgcaccaaaagatcgacctgctaATGCTCCatacaaccactagatttatagaatccacatgatgcggttaagccatgtcacaaactcgagcactgcgctgcacaacacaaggagatcaagggcacacaccttgtgTCATGTCCCCACTTCTCTAGTTGCTATACTGATGTATGGATTTGCCTGATATCCATCCCCATAGGCAAGTTTACAGTGTAAGGGGATGAGTGGTTAGCCAAAAGGGTCATCTAACTAGACATAAATTGCTTTGGTGAACTTTTAATAATACAACTTTATAATTTTATGTTGTAAAGTtacttttttctaaaaatagaaaaggtTTTATAAAAGTAACTTATAAGTTACTATTTAATTTAATAAGTAACTTTGTTTTAAAAGTTACATGACCCACATCCCTAGGTAAGAATAACTTAAAAGGTGGTTAAGGAATTCATGATGAAATGACCCTTAAGGCTGGGCGTACAATTGGAAAGAGATTAGAAGATTCCTTGGCATCTTGGAGATGCCTCTTAGGGGTTCGATGCTTTTATACAAGGAGGAATTCATTTTGGTAGTTTTTCAATAAGGCTGGGCGTACAATTGGAAAGAGATTAGAAGATTCCTTGGCATCTTGGAGATGCCTCTTAGGGGTTCGATGCTTTTATACAAGGAGGAATTCATTTTGGTAGTTTTtcaattattcattcttttgtgaGATTTTCTTGGTTTGCACAAGTTGAAGCAAATACACGTGGCCGTACCACTCTTCTTGCCTGTGGAggccaattaaataaattgagGGGGTTTGGCTCCTCTATTAGTGTGTGAATTCATTGTTGGGGTATTAATAAATGATCACAGTTGGTTTGGTGTGAAGAAAATATCAGATTTGGGCAGCAGCAAGAATTCATTAAGGAAAATGGACATAATTTGGGAATCTTGCCTGGCAAGAATTTGGAATTCCAACTGGGTCTGAATAATTCTTCAGTATTAATTTTTGGTAATTATGCTAGAGTTAAATAAAGTCATTTGCAACCCTTAGTAGCAGCTGGAAGTTCTTAGAGCAGCCATTGCTTCAGTTTAGGCTCAAATCCTACCTTCAAACCCCAACGCTAGCACTGGACTCCTGGTAGGCCTTGAACGACTTATTTCTATCAAGAatcctctttattatttatttgtacTTGCTGCAAATAATAATCAAAAGTCTGGAAACTATTATCAGTTCTATATTTATTGTATTGCGTTTATTATTTCTCATGTATTGTCAAAAAtctaaaaaactacaaaaaaattgaaaaaacaataAACTTCCAAAAACACTTTTTGctggtcaaagaatttgaatttgaaaacaatcAACAATTTGGATAAGAATTCTAGTCAGGGATCTTTAAGCCTTGCAACAAGAGGAAGGTATGGTAAATGAATCATTATTTCAATCCCTAGTCTATTTAAATTTAAGACTACTTAAAAAATTTTATTTCGCACGAATACCTTTGATTGATGTTTTTGTGTGAATTTAGTTAATATAATGATCCATGTCTACATATTAAATTGACTTTGTTGGGTAGGTACAATCTTCGCATGAACAACCTTGTTTGATGATTTAGTGTGCATTTAGTTAATATATtcatttgtgtgtgtatatattaaATTGGTTGTCTTGAGTAGGCACAATCTCAAACTTTACTTTCGTCAACTTCCCTTTGACATAAATATGATCAATTTCAACAAATAACTTGAAAACTTTGGTCATCTTATTATTGTAAGAAccgcatattcaattaaacaacaAAATAATATAGTAAAAAGATTAaccaatataatatttaatttttttgaacaAGAATAGTCAATTAAATCATCAATACATGccaacatttttaaatttttaaatttataaagaatATCCAACATTGAATGTTCCAACATGATAGAtaacataaatcttgatatatAAGTAGGAATTGGTCCTTTAGAATCAATATGGGCTTATAGGCTCATTTACAGAATTATCAAATTAAAAACATCAACTGATAGAATATTTTGAAgtgaatatcttttgatggtagtgaGGAGAGAGCTTCATCGAAGTAATTGTTCATCCAATCATGAATAAGGAAGCTTGCTTGATCTTACTTCAAACTATAAAAATCTCATTCTTCATGACGTATCTAAAAATTTGAAGCTAACATGTATAATAGAATCTAAAATAGTACGTAGCATGTTATCACTAATAATTTAGCATACTATATCTAATAGTCATGATAAGATATATATCTAATGCATATGTTCTCAAAATACATGATATGATAgagattaaaaaattaaacaaagtattgCACTTGAATTCAATTTATAAGATTTGCGTAagcatattttaaatatattatactaTGTAGAAATTAGGATCTATAAGTTCAATAAGATTAGTCCATATAAATCAAGAAGAAGTCAAAGTATCTCTAACAATTCTATGAAAGGACTATCCATGCAAAGAAATCGTGCCCTTATCTCCACATATATATCTTGACATTCTTAACAAGATGAAAATATTTTCTAATCATAATAATAAAAACAACACACATGAATATTACTATCCATGTTAAGTACAACATAAAAACAACACATTTATCACAATTAAGTATTAGATTCCATAATTAATCgaatagaaaataaatatatttctatAGTCCTTATGATTAGTATTATGTGATAAAAAATAGTATTCCAACATCTCTAGGGACTCTTTGTACGAATTAACCTTAGGTTTTCGTTACGAAAAATTTCATCctatcatcctcttccatttttgcCAAGTTGTCATTGTTTCCTATCCCTGGACCCCCTTTACTTGTCATGTTGTCATTAGTGACTCTTGTCTCATTAGATTTAGACTTTTCCTCATCTGCCTACCATATAGGTACAAGTTTCTCATCAATTGGGCAACTCCAAAAAGTTTTGAACTTTTACCTCCATACACTATTCATCCCACTTACAaccttacatgtttgtgcatcACAATTTCAATTCTTGATTGTGGCCCTAATTAAGGTACCATCTTTATAATAATATTACTTAATCAGAGGATGTGATACATGTGTATTTCCTACCCATTGAAGCTATTTGTATTGGTCTAACTACCATCAATGTGTTAGTTAGGGTTTATGGCTATAGTTCTCATCGTTGTTAATCATAGGAGTTGTTGCAAGTTCAAGTATCTTTTTCCATACCTCCCCAATACTTTCATGTGCATGTGGATGCAATTTTTCGATGTGATTCAAGGAAAGGACAATGTTAGTAGTGTTGGATTACAAATATTGTCACTCAACTTTGTTTTATGATGTAGAGGACTTAGAGGTGAATCTAAAATTAGAAAATAGACTTGCAGCTGGTCAAGGTGATAAAACACATGGTGCGACTCAAAATCATGTCTCTACAGTGATAGGAGGGGCCTTGTCTTAGAGGCTACAAGAGCAACACAAAGAAAAAAATCTCCATTTCTTGGGAACACTGATCTCAATTTTATTTTGATATTGGGGAGAATCCAATACAACAAAAAATCCAACTTACAAGGTCTCAAAGTCATTCACAAAGTCCTTCCCTTAGACTGTCCTATTAGGCCTATTAGGCCTACTAACCCTACTTTTGGGGTTTTTGGGCAGTAACTTTTGAACCATGGGTCATAAAAATAAAAGGAAACTTGTTTAGGATAACATTTTGAGGATTATATAGCATATTTAAATTTGGCCTAGGGTATATTTGGATCAAACAAGTCAaaaaaatagatgtcctcattttTAGGGGGTAATTAGGTCACTTTTAGAAAGGAGATACCCCCCATAAAATTACACAAACACCAAGAAAATAGTTCCAAAACTTGTATTATATCTCCAAACCACCAATTACACCAAATTTGTGTGCCCAAGCATTCAAATTTTTCTCAAACCTACTCCAACCATCATTCTCATGCTTACTTGGCCTAACACATGATGATgttaggcaatcaatgcttcatttctatcccaaaacacatCTCTTGCAAAAATGACTGAAAACCCACTTGAAGGATCTCCAAAAATACCATCCGACCAAATTTTGGCTTCATATCCTAGTGGGAAGGCGAGATCTCTtcatttctttgtaacaaccctCAAAATAAGGGTTTCAGACCCACTTTTAGAAAAATGATTGTACCGGGCTCAAAActcaatgaaatttaaaaaaaaatggtatcAAAATAAAGGTGATTCGTAGggaatataaattatttttttctcACATATTCATCTTACCACACATAAAAGTTATGAATAAAATAGCAGCGCTGTTGCAGAAAATTTGCAGgaaaatgcttctagtttttattgatttctttcTCCAAACTTCACATACAACAACAAAAACCAATATAAGACCAAAGGGAGGATTTTTATACATTCCCTAACCATTTCTAATGGTTATAAACATATTTTGAACTTGGTTAACCATTGGGATTACAATTTGataatgttgcttgacaacttgtAAAAGTTGCAAGCAACTTTTACATTTTGTGACACCATTTTGAAATGACTTCAAACCCACCAAAAAACTTTCC contains these protein-coding regions:
- the LOC131044581 gene encoding ethylene-responsive transcription factor ERF024-like, whose protein sequence is MDQTHRTRMYRGVRRRRWGKWVSEIREPGKKKRIWLGSYAMPEMAARAYDVAAVSLKGKSALPNFPHLINSLPRPASLHYRDIQLAAAEAAFSFKDSSNSTATIENGDGNSKDSSNSGNRDEEDNRSSFTNGDDFGEAVSNLSNYFDEGLCQFDSPNLVISMAEAPLLSPPRFDEVSGYVDGDSYMELETLGFLWRGF